From Pseudomonas sp. G.S.17, the proteins below share one genomic window:
- the kdpA gene encoding potassium-transporting ATPase subunit KdpA translates to MHSYDYLLILAFLALVLLPAPLLGRFYYRVVEGERTWLTPVLRPVENLCYRLSGIDPKVEQNWKTYLLALLAFNLAGFVLLFALLLGQGALPLNPQQLPGMEWSQAFNTAMSFVTNTNWQSYSGEASLSYLSQMVGLTVQNFVSAATGIAVLLAFCRGISRRSTQNLGNFWADMTRVTLYGLLPLCIVLALFLVWQGVPQSFAHYIDAVTLQGADQSLPMGPAASQIAIKQLGTNGGGFFGVNSAHPFENPTAWSNLFELASILLIPAALVFTFGHYVKDLRQSRAIVACMLVLLLIGGGVSLWAEYQPNPTLNIVNVEQTAPLEGKESRFGTTATVLWATATTAASNGSVNAMHDSLNPLTGMVALANMMVGEVIFGGVGVGLNGMLLNVLIAVFLAGLMIGRTPEYLGKKLQAHEVKLLVATLLVMPVGVLVLGAVAASLPGPLASVSNPGPHGFSQLLYAYTSATANNGSAFGGFSANTVFHNLMLSLAMFIGRFGYILPVMALAGSLAMKKTAPLGLNSFPTHGPLFVTLLTVTILLVGGLTFLPTLALGPIAEHLSLGF, encoded by the coding sequence ATGCACAGTTATGACTATCTATTGATCCTGGCTTTCCTGGCGCTGGTGCTGTTGCCCGCGCCGTTGCTGGGGCGTTTCTATTATCGGGTAGTGGAAGGCGAGCGAACCTGGCTGACGCCGGTGCTGCGTCCGGTGGAAAACCTCTGCTATCGCCTGTCGGGCATTGATCCGAAGGTCGAGCAGAACTGGAAAACCTATCTGCTCGCTCTGCTGGCCTTCAACCTCGCCGGTTTCGTCCTGCTGTTTGCCCTGTTGCTCGGGCAGGGCGCGCTGCCACTCAACCCGCAACAGTTGCCGGGCATGGAATGGTCGCAGGCGTTCAACACCGCGATGAGTTTCGTCACCAACACCAACTGGCAGAGCTACAGCGGCGAAGCGTCCTTGAGCTACTTGAGTCAGATGGTCGGCCTGACGGTGCAGAACTTTGTCAGTGCCGCGACAGGCATCGCCGTATTGCTGGCATTTTGTCGCGGTATCAGTCGGCGCTCGACGCAAAACCTCGGCAACTTCTGGGCGGACATGACCCGGGTCACGCTCTATGGGCTGTTGCCGCTGTGCATCGTGCTCGCGCTGTTTCTGGTCTGGCAGGGCGTGCCGCAGAGTTTCGCCCATTACATTGACGCCGTGACCCTGCAAGGCGCTGATCAAAGCCTACCCATGGGCCCGGCTGCCAGCCAGATCGCCATCAAGCAATTGGGCACCAACGGCGGGGGCTTCTTCGGCGTCAACTCGGCGCACCCGTTCGAGAACCCGACGGCGTGGAGCAACCTGTTTGAACTGGCGTCGATCCTGCTGATTCCAGCGGCGCTGGTGTTCACCTTTGGCCATTACGTGAAAGACCTGCGCCAGAGCCGGGCAATCGTCGCCTGCATGCTGGTCTTGCTGTTGATCGGCGGCGGTGTATCGCTGTGGGCCGAGTATCAGCCGAACCCGACGCTGAACATCGTTAATGTCGAGCAGACCGCGCCGCTGGAAGGCAAGGAAAGTCGCTTCGGTACCACTGCGACCGTGCTCTGGGCGACCGCTACCACGGCGGCGTCCAACGGCTCGGTGAACGCCATGCACGACAGCCTCAACCCGCTGACCGGCATGGTCGCCCTGGCCAACATGATGGTCGGCGAAGTGATCTTCGGCGGCGTCGGCGTGGGCCTCAACGGCATGCTGCTCAACGTGTTGATCGCGGTGTTCCTCGCTGGCCTGATGATTGGCCGCACCCCGGAATATCTTGGCAAAAAACTGCAGGCCCATGAGGTCAAGCTGCTGGTCGCCACGCTGTTGGTCATGCCGGTGGGTGTGTTGGTACTCGGCGCGGTGGCGGCCAGTCTGCCCGGGCCGCTGGCGTCGGTGAGCAATCCCGGTCCGCACGGTTTCAGCCAGCTGCTGTACGCCTACACCTCGGCCACCGCCAACAACGGCTCGGCGTTCGGCGGTTTCAGCGCCAACACCGTATTCCATAACCTGATGCTCAGCCTGGCGATGTTCATCGGTCGCTTCGGTTACATCCTGCCGGTCATGGCCTTGGCCGGGAGCCTTGCGATGAAAAAAACCGCACCGCTGGGCCTGAACAGCTTTCCGACCCACGGCCCGCTGTTCGTCACCTTGCTGACCGTGACCATTTTGCTGGTGGGCGGCCTGACCTTTCTGCCAACCCTGGCACTGGGGCCGATTGCCGAACACTTGAGCCTGGGCTTCTGA
- a CDS encoding helix-turn-helix domain-containing protein, protein MGAPTVQLTAKEMEVLQWAALGKSAWEISRIQERTEAAVNFHMGNIRRKFGVNSLRAALIKAIEQRVILLE, encoded by the coding sequence ATGGGCGCGCCGACCGTGCAATTGACCGCCAAGGAAATGGAAGTCCTGCAATGGGCGGCGCTGGGTAAATCCGCCTGGGAGATCTCGCGCATTCAGGAGCGGACGGAAGCCGCGGTCAATTTCCACATGGGCAACATTCGCCGTAAATTCGGGGTTAATTCCCTCAGGGCCGCTTTGATCAAGGCCATTGAGCAGCGGGTAATTTTGCTGGAATGA
- the kdpC gene encoding potassium-transporting ATPase subunit KdpC, whose product MSTFLRPALSLLVLMTLITGAAYPLVVTGIAQVAFPDQANGSLIYDTAGKVRGSSLIAQSFTGDEWFHSRPSAGAFATVASGASNLSPSNPALAARITDDAGKELVPGQGPVPLALLTTSGSGLDPHLPPTAVTYQAARVAAARQLPLDKVQGLIEASTYRPLIGPPVVNVLTLNQALNELPSAQRNAQL is encoded by the coding sequence ATGTCCACATTCTTGCGTCCCGCCCTGAGCCTGCTCGTCCTGATGACGCTTATCACCGGCGCGGCCTATCCGCTGGTGGTTACCGGGATTGCCCAGGTAGCGTTTCCGGACCAGGCCAATGGCAGCCTGATTTACGACACCGCCGGCAAGGTGCGCGGATCGAGCCTGATCGCCCAGTCGTTTACGGGTGATGAGTGGTTCCATTCACGCCCTTCGGCCGGGGCATTTGCCACGGTCGCCAGTGGCGCGAGTAACCTGTCGCCGAGCAATCCGGCGCTGGCCGCCCGGATCACTGACGATGCTGGCAAGGAGTTGGTGCCAGGCCAGGGCCCGGTACCATTGGCCTTGCTGACCACTTCCGGCAGCGGCCTTGATCCGCATCTGCCGCCGACGGCCGTCACCTATCAGGCGGCCCGAGTCGCCGCTGCCCGGCAGTTGCCACTCGATAAAGTGCAGGGTTTGATCGAAGCCAGCACCTATCGGCCGCTGATCGGCCCGCCGGTGGTCAACGTATTGACCTTGAATCAGGCGTTGAATGAGTTACCGTCTGCGCAACGTAATGCCCAGCTTTGA
- the kdpF gene encoding K(+)-transporting ATPase subunit F has protein sequence MSVLDGVSLLLAAGLFIYLLVALLRAGRT, from the coding sequence ATGAGCGTTCTGGATGGGGTGTCCCTGCTATTGGCGGCAGGACTGTTCATTTACTTGCTGGTTGCGCTGCTACGCGCAGGCCGGACTTAG
- a CDS encoding sensor histidine kinase KdpD, with the protein MSDSGRADALLADMPKDGRGRLKVFLGAAPGVGKTYAMLQAAHTQLRQGVRVLAGVVETHGRAETEALLGGLPQQPLLRSQYRGVTLEEMDLDGVLALQPKLVLVDELAHSNAPGSRHTKRWQDIQELLAAGIDVYTTVNVQHLESLNDQVRGITGVQVRETLPDWVLQEAYELVLIDLPPRELLERLRDGKVYVPEQARAAIDAFFTQTNLTALRELAMQTAAAQVDDDLTQGYRQMGRDAPPVRGRLLVGIDGDVHAERLVRHASRVAQRRHLPWSLVHVDNGRAFDEQARTRLQNAQQLAERLGGEVVLLRAGEVAKTLIQHAAERRASLVLVGQSRPRLCRRLFGGGVAARLLREAHGLEVSVLDSEPLADPPRIRSPGRILWFDYGLALLATLLASALAWAVSGVLALPNISLVFLAAVLLVAVRSSVGPALACAALSFLAYDFLFIPPNFSLSIQREEDVLTLLFFLLMSALTGNLAARQRRQLQALRDTQEETSELLDLSRKLTAATDRQAVLSAAGQHLNGWRELEVCLIERDGEGGWNVASGTALQLSEPERAAADWAWQHDQAAGHGTGTLPSSRWWWWPLSGEQGPLALLGVCPREGQPFSAQRRRLLTALSQPLAQALARAQLAEDLEAARLHGETEQLRSALLASVSHDLRTPLTAMRGGIDSLLSLGEAIPLQDRRELLEGTRDEAERLDRYIQNLLDMTRLGHGALKLARDWVSAGDIVGSALNRLRVVLASLQVGVQVPAELPLLYVHAALIEQALVNVLENAARFSPVNGRLQLEAGATDSELFFSVSDEGPGIPEDERAKIFDMFYTAARGDRGGQGTGLGLAICQGMVGAHGGRISVGPGIEGRGTCITLHLPLQAQPEAEIESPSDSLAVIPPTAQPRHS; encoded by the coding sequence ATGAGTGATTCCGGCCGTGCCGACGCGTTACTAGCCGATATGCCCAAGGACGGGCGTGGTCGACTCAAAGTGTTCCTGGGCGCCGCGCCGGGGGTGGGCAAGACCTACGCCATGCTCCAGGCCGCCCATACCCAGTTGCGTCAGGGTGTAAGGGTGCTGGCTGGAGTCGTGGAAACCCACGGCCGCGCCGAAACCGAAGCCTTGCTCGGCGGGTTGCCGCAACAGCCGCTGCTGCGCTCGCAATACCGGGGCGTAACCCTGGAAGAAATGGACCTCGACGGCGTGCTCGCGCTCCAGCCCAAACTGGTGCTGGTCGACGAACTGGCCCACAGCAACGCCCCGGGCAGTCGTCACACCAAGCGCTGGCAGGACATTCAGGAACTGCTCGCTGCGGGCATCGACGTCTACACCACGGTCAACGTCCAGCATCTGGAAAGCCTCAATGATCAGGTGCGCGGCATCACCGGTGTGCAGGTTCGGGAAACCCTGCCGGACTGGGTCTTGCAGGAAGCCTACGAACTGGTGCTGATCGATCTGCCGCCCCGTGAATTGCTGGAGCGGCTGCGCGACGGCAAGGTGTACGTACCGGAACAGGCGCGAGCCGCCATCGACGCGTTTTTCACCCAGACCAACCTCACGGCGCTGCGCGAACTGGCGATGCAGACCGCTGCCGCGCAAGTCGACGACGACCTGACGCAGGGTTATCGGCAGATGGGCCGGGATGCGCCGCCAGTGCGCGGCCGTTTGTTGGTGGGGATTGATGGCGATGTGCACGCCGAACGTCTGGTGCGCCACGCCAGCCGTGTGGCGCAACGGCGGCATCTGCCCTGGAGTCTGGTGCATGTGGATAACGGCCGGGCTTTCGACGAACAGGCCCGCACACGTTTGCAAAACGCCCAGCAACTGGCCGAACGCCTGGGGGGCGAAGTGGTCCTGCTGCGCGCGGGGGAAGTGGCAAAAACCCTGATTCAACATGCCGCCGAACGCCGCGCCAGTCTGGTGTTGGTGGGTCAGTCGCGGCCTCGCTTGTGTCGCCGGTTGTTCGGCGGTGGCGTTGCAGCGCGGCTGCTGCGTGAAGCCCATGGGCTGGAAGTCAGCGTACTCGACAGCGAACCATTGGCCGATCCACCGCGCATCCGCTCGCCAGGCAGAATCCTCTGGTTCGATTACGGCCTGGCGCTGCTCGCCACGCTGTTGGCCAGTGCGTTGGCCTGGGCGGTGTCTGGCGTGCTCGCATTGCCGAATATTTCGCTGGTGTTTCTCGCTGCGGTTTTACTGGTGGCGGTGCGCAGCAGCGTCGGGCCGGCGTTGGCCTGCGCCGCCTTGTCGTTTCTGGCCTATGACTTTTTATTCATCCCGCCGAATTTTTCCCTGAGCATTCAGCGCGAAGAAGACGTGCTGACCTTGCTGTTCTTCCTGCTGATGTCGGCCCTGACCGGCAATCTCGCGGCGCGTCAGCGGCGGCAGTTGCAGGCGCTGCGCGACACGCAGGAGGAAACCAGCGAGCTGCTGGATCTGTCGCGCAAACTGACGGCGGCCACGGATCGGCAAGCCGTACTCAGCGCTGCGGGCCAGCACCTCAATGGCTGGCGCGAGCTGGAGGTGTGCCTGATCGAGCGCGATGGCGAGGGTGGCTGGAACGTGGCGAGCGGCACTGCGCTGCAATTGTCTGAACCGGAGCGGGCAGCGGCGGACTGGGCCTGGCAGCATGATCAGGCTGCTGGCCACGGAACTGGCACTTTGCCGTCAAGTCGCTGGTGGTGGTGGCCGTTATCCGGCGAGCAAGGCCCGCTGGCCTTGCTCGGCGTTTGCCCTCGTGAAGGGCAGCCATTCAGCGCCCAGCGTCGGCGTTTGCTGACCGCCCTCAGTCAGCCGCTGGCTCAGGCGTTGGCCCGGGCGCAACTCGCCGAGGACCTGGAAGCCGCGCGTCTGCATGGCGAAACCGAACAATTGCGCAGCGCCTTGCTGGCCTCGGTGTCCCATGACCTACGCACGCCACTCACCGCCATGCGCGGCGGCATCGACAGCTTGTTATCGCTGGGCGAAGCCATTCCTTTGCAGGATCGTCGCGAACTGCTGGAAGGTACCCGGGACGAAGCCGAGCGTCTGGATCGCTATATCCAGAATCTGCTGGACATGACCCGGCTCGGCCACGGCGCGTTGAAGCTGGCGCGGGATTGGGTATCGGCTGGCGATATCGTCGGCAGTGCGCTGAATCGGCTGCGTGTGGTGCTGGCATCGCTGCAAGTCGGCGTCCAGGTGCCCGCCGAACTGCCGCTGCTCTACGTGCATGCGGCTTTGATCGAACAGGCGCTGGTCAATGTGCTGGAAAACGCCGCGCGCTTCTCGCCGGTCAACGGCCGCTTGCAGCTGGAGGCCGGTGCCACTGACAGCGAACTGTTTTTCTCGGTCAGCGATGAAGGGCCGGGGATTCCCGAAGACGAGCGGGCGAAGATTTTCGACATGTTCTACACCGCCGCCCGTGGTGATCGCGGCGGGCAGGGCACCGGTCTGGGGCTGGCAATCTGTCAGGGCATGGTCGGCGCTCACGGCGGGCGGATCAGCGTGGGGCCGGGCATTGAAGGGCGGGGCACCTGCATCACCTTGCATTTGCCGTTACAGGCGCAACCGGAAGCGGAAATAGAATCGCCGTCTGATAGTCTTGCTGTCATTCCGCCCACTGCACAGCCAAGGCATTCATGA
- the kdpB gene encoding potassium-transporting ATPase subunit KdpB, which translates to MTMHIPAAKPVGSSTPTEPGKTRFSALWRPALIQAFVKLDPRQLVRSPVMLVVELTAILTTILCVIPDPAVPTSVAVQIALWLWFTVLFANFAEALAEGRGKARADSLKAGSEGLKARRRDEAGAFSMVNASALRKGDVVRVEAGEMIPGDGEVIEGIAAVNEAAITGESAPVIRESGGDRSAVTGNTRLVSDWLLVRISANPGESTLDRMIALVEGAKRQKTPNEVALDILLIGLTLIFLLVVVTLQPFAHFAGGSLPLVFLVALLVTLIPTTIGGLLSAIGIAGMDRLVRLNVIAKSGRAVEAAGDVHVLLLDKTGTITFGNRRCTALYAAPGVSPKELGEGALLASLADDTAEGKSIVEYLRNLHPMLEPQPTELTAVPFSAETRLSGVDYQARVYRKGAVDSLLAFVGMQRSDLPPALTREIDKIAKTGGTPLLVCVDKKLLGAIHLKDVVKPGIRERFAELRKLGIRTVMVTGDNPLTAAAIAAEAGVDDVLAEATPEKKLERIRMEQNDGRLVAMCGDGANDAPALAQADVGMAMNDGTQAAREAANMVDLDSDPTKLLDVVQIGKELLVTRGALTTFSIANDIAKYFAILPALFASIYPQLGVLNIMQLASPQSAILSAIVFNALIIVVLIPLALRGVRVQAASAAQLLRRNLLIYGLGGIVVPFVGIKAIDMVLVALNLV; encoded by the coding sequence ATGACGATGCACATACCTGCTGCAAAACCGGTCGGATCATCCACGCCGACCGAACCGGGCAAAACCCGCTTCTCCGCCCTGTGGCGTCCGGCGCTGATTCAGGCTTTTGTCAAACTCGATCCACGCCAGCTGGTCCGTTCGCCGGTGATGCTGGTGGTGGAACTCACCGCGATCCTGACCACGATTCTGTGCGTCATCCCCGATCCGGCGGTACCGACTTCAGTGGCGGTGCAAATCGCCCTGTGGTTGTGGTTCACCGTGTTGTTTGCCAACTTCGCTGAAGCCCTGGCCGAAGGTCGCGGCAAGGCCCGCGCCGACAGCCTCAAGGCCGGCAGCGAAGGGCTCAAGGCGCGGCGGCGTGACGAGGCGGGCGCGTTCAGCATGGTCAATGCCAGCGCCTTGCGCAAAGGCGACGTGGTGCGGGTCGAAGCCGGAGAGATGATCCCCGGTGACGGCGAGGTGATCGAAGGCATTGCCGCCGTCAACGAGGCAGCGATTACCGGGGAATCCGCGCCAGTGATTCGCGAATCCGGCGGCGATCGTTCAGCGGTCACCGGCAACACGCGGCTGGTCTCGGACTGGCTGCTGGTGCGGATCAGCGCCAATCCCGGCGAATCGACTCTGGACCGGATGATCGCCTTGGTCGAAGGCGCCAAACGCCAGAAGACCCCCAACGAAGTTGCCCTGGATATCCTGCTGATCGGCCTCACGCTGATCTTCCTGCTGGTGGTGGTGACCTTGCAGCCGTTCGCCCACTTCGCCGGTGGCAGCCTGCCGCTGGTGTTTCTGGTGGCGCTGCTGGTCACGTTGATTCCGACCACCATTGGCGGCTTGCTCTCAGCCATCGGCATCGCTGGCATGGATCGGCTGGTGCGCCTTAATGTCATCGCCAAATCCGGGCGCGCCGTGGAGGCGGCGGGCGACGTGCATGTGCTGCTGCTGGACAAGACCGGCACCATCACCTTCGGCAACCGTCGTTGCACCGCGCTGTACGCCGCGCCGGGCGTGAGTCCCAAAGAACTTGGCGAGGGTGCGTTGCTGGCTTCGTTGGCCGACGATACGGCGGAAGGCAAATCCATCGTCGAATACCTGCGCAACCTGCACCCGATGCTGGAGCCGCAGCCCACCGAACTGACGGCCGTGCCGTTCAGCGCCGAAACGCGCTTGTCCGGCGTGGACTATCAAGCGCGCGTGTATCGCAAGGGCGCGGTGGATTCGCTGCTGGCCTTCGTCGGCATGCAGCGCAGTGATCTGCCTCCCGCCCTGACGCGGGAAATCGACAAGATCGCCAAGACTGGCGGCACGCCGTTGCTGGTGTGTGTCGACAAAAAGCTGCTGGGGGCGATTCACCTCAAGGATGTGGTCAAACCGGGCATTCGTGAACGTTTTGCCGAACTGCGCAAGCTGGGCATTCGCACCGTGATGGTCACCGGCGACAACCCGCTGACTGCTGCGGCGATTGCAGCGGAGGCGGGGGTCGATGACGTGCTGGCCGAAGCCACGCCGGAGAAGAAACTCGAACGTATCCGCATGGAGCAGAACGACGGTCGTCTGGTGGCGATGTGCGGCGATGGTGCCAACGATGCGCCAGCCCTGGCCCAGGCCGATGTGGGCATGGCGATGAACGATGGCACCCAGGCCGCGCGGGAAGCGGCGAACATGGTTGATCTGGACAGCGATCCTACCAAGCTGCTGGATGTGGTGCAGATCGGCAAGGAATTGCTGGTGACCCGTGGCGCGCTGACCACGTTCTCCATCGCCAACGACATTGCCAAGTATTTTGCCATCCTCCCGGCACTGTTCGCCTCGATCTATCCGCAACTGGGCGTGCTGAACATCATGCAACTGGCCAGCCCGCAAAGCGCGATTCTGTCGGCCATCGTCTTCAACGCCTTGATCATCGTTGTGCTCATCCCGCTGGCCCTGCGCGGCGTGCGCGTGCAAGCCGCCAGCGCCGCGCAACTGCTGCGTCGCAACCTGCTGATCTACGGCCTGGGCGGGATCGTCGTGCCGTTTGTGGGGATCAAGGCGATCGACATGGTGTTGGTGGCCCTGAACCTGGTTTGA